One genomic segment of Nothobranchius furzeri strain GRZ-AD chromosome 10, NfurGRZ-RIMD1, whole genome shotgun sequence includes these proteins:
- the LOC107386197 gene encoding noelin, translating to MESEESLLHVCLLLLLLGSNFTLVGPATPEEGWQVYSSAQDAEGRCVCTVVAPQQTVCSRDARTKQLRQLLEKVQNMSQSIEVLDQRTQRDMQFVEKMEVQLKSLENKFRQVEDGHESNIARQYKSIKAKMEDLRPLIPVLEAYKADALLVQQFKEEAANVTELLESLQEQLGGLDYQELHGRVMNLEDRLRACMQRLACGKLTGISEPVTIKTSGSRFGSWMTDPLAPAGDNRVWYMDGYHNNRFVREYQSMEDFMTTDNFTSHRLPHPWSGTGQVIYNGSIYFNKFQSHTIIKFDFSTSLISRSRQLDFAGYNNMYHYSWGGHSDIDLMVDEGGLWAVYATNQNAGNIVLSKLNPNTLQIIRSWTTNHPKRSAGESFMICGTLYVTNGYSGGTKVYYAYSTNSSTYEYIDIPLTNKYSHLSMLDYNPRDRALYAWNNGHQVLYNVTLYHIIQ from the exons ATGGAGTCTGAGGAGAGCCTGCTCCACGTTtgtctgctgcttctgctgcttgGATCCAACTTCACTCTG GTTGGTCCTGCGACCCCGGAGGAAGGCTGGCAGGTGTACAGTTCAGCCCAGGATGCTGAGGGTCGATGTGTCTGCACCGTTGTTGCTCCTCAGCAGACCGTTTGCTCCAGAGATGCGCGAACGAAACAGCTGCGACAACTTCTGGAGAAG GTGCAGAACATGAGCCAGTCCATTGAGGTTCTGGACCAGCGGACTCAGAGAGATATGCAGTTTGTGGAGAAGATGGAGGTTCAACTGAAAAGTCTGGAAAACAAATTCAGACAAGTGGAAGATGGGCATGAAAGCAACATCGCCAGGCAGTACAAG TCCATTAAAGCAAAGATGGAGGACTTGCGTCCCCTGATCCCCGTTCTGGAGGCCTACAAGGCAGATGCTCTGCTGGTCCAACAGTTTAAAGAGGAGGCGGCAAATGTGACGGAGCTGCTGGAATCCCTGCAGGAGCAACTGGGTGGACTTGACTACCAGGAGCTCCATGGTAGAGTGATGAACCTGGAGGACCGTCTGCGAGCTTGCATGCAGAGACTCG CCTGTGGAAAATTGACTGGAATCTCTGAACCAGTCACCATTAAGACCTCTGGGTCTCGATTTGGCTCGTGGATGACTGACCCGCTGGCTCCAGCTGGAGACAACAGA GTTTGGTACATGGATGGTTACCACAACAATCGCTTTGTCAGGGAATACCAGTCGATGGAAGACTTCATGACAACAGACAACTTCACCTCTCATCGTCTGCCTCACCCGTGGTCCGGTACCGGTCAAGTCATTTATAATGGATCTATTTACTTTAACAAATTCCAGAGTCACACCATCATCAAGTTCGACTTCAGCACTTCACTCATCAGTCGCTCCCGGCAGCTCGACTTTGCTGGTTACAACAACATGTATCATTACTCGTGGGGGGGTCACTCAGATATTGACCTCATGGTAGATGAGGGGGGACTTTGGGCTGTGTACGCTACCAATCAAAATGCAGGTAACATTGTCCTCAGCAAATTAAACCCAAACACGCTCCAAATCATCCGCAGCTGGACCACCAACCACCCGAAACGCAGCGCCGGCGAGTCCTTCATGATCTGTGGAACGTTATATGTCACCAACGGTTACTCGGGAGGAACCAAAGTGTACTACGCTTACTCCACCAACTCGTCTACGTACGAATACATCGACATCCCTCTGACTAATAAATACAGCCATCTGTCCATGCTTGACTACAACCCAAGAGACAGAGCACTCTACGCGTGGAACAATGGCCACCAAGTCCTGTATAATGTCACTCTTTATCACATAATACAGTAA